In Oleiharenicola lentus, the following are encoded in one genomic region:
- a CDS encoding tyrosine-type recombinase/integrase gives MRSTDTSLKFMTRSGLMLQKLVRFKDGERYLSKKWHLRVQHNGVRRWIPLAENPKTAEGMANDIVGILDSSDGHSMTIAEALKVLEQRDQRPPIRPNQFRKTSTLGQLRDVVELNAGNLGVTQETAKEYFRSIGTIVRDVLRSRENLPKKPSMDKVMAQPVGLLNASLLFDFKGLRLPPHLREHTSKGRKAKLTANRHMRNAQALFMPDRVAFLRDKELHIPDMEPFRSVPMFQHATERYNLPPAAFMLTLVKQIMTDLANEDSAMYCATLLALHAGLRREEIVHAKWDWFIDEPTGLVVHVRPEDEFAPKFGLERKVKVSRWLHAELLRFKSKKEACILPDYARDHNVDIVTRLVAWLKAHGVTAIKPIHELRKWFGSFFATEYSITTAQRQLGHSTPMVTNAHYAGINFHPALRIIWFEPALSAALPELLALLDRPNGVGDGIERDALGFPVKRHAQQAANF, from the coding sequence ATGCGATCCACCGACACCTCCCTCAAGTTCATGACCCGCTCCGGGCTCATGCTCCAAAAGCTCGTCCGCTTCAAGGATGGGGAACGCTACCTCTCCAAGAAGTGGCATCTCCGCGTCCAGCACAACGGGGTGCGCCGCTGGATTCCCTTGGCTGAGAACCCCAAGACAGCCGAGGGCATGGCCAATGACATTGTGGGGATCCTCGACAGTTCGGACGGTCACAGTATGACGATAGCTGAAGCGTTGAAAGTGCTCGAGCAGCGTGATCAGCGCCCTCCCATCCGACCGAATCAGTTCCGTAAGACCTCCACCCTGGGGCAGCTCCGTGATGTCGTGGAGTTGAATGCTGGTAACCTCGGAGTCACGCAGGAGACGGCGAAGGAGTATTTCCGGAGCATTGGCACCATTGTTCGCGATGTGCTCCGCTCCAGGGAAAATCTTCCGAAGAAGCCCAGCATGGACAAAGTGATGGCCCAACCCGTTGGGCTGCTGAACGCCAGCCTGCTGTTCGATTTCAAGGGCCTGCGTCTTCCACCGCATTTGCGGGAGCACACCAGCAAGGGGCGGAAGGCGAAACTTACTGCCAACCGCCACATGCGGAATGCGCAGGCTCTGTTCATGCCCGACCGCGTTGCTTTCCTGCGCGACAAGGAGCTGCACATTCCGGACATGGAGCCGTTTCGGTCGGTGCCGATGTTTCAGCACGCGACGGAACGGTATAACCTGCCGCCTGCCGCCTTCATGCTTACCTTGGTGAAACAGATCATGACCGACCTCGCGAACGAGGACTCCGCGATGTATTGCGCGACGCTGTTGGCGTTGCACGCGGGGCTCCGGCGCGAAGAGATCGTCCATGCGAAGTGGGACTGGTTCATCGACGAACCGACCGGCTTGGTCGTTCATGTGCGACCGGAGGACGAGTTTGCCCCCAAGTTTGGTCTCGAGCGGAAGGTCAAGGTGTCGCGCTGGTTGCACGCCGAACTCCTCCGCTTCAAGTCCAAGAAGGAGGCTTGCATCCTGCCTGACTATGCGCGCGACCACAACGTGGACATCGTTACCCGGCTGGTTGCCTGGCTGAAGGCTCACGGAGTCACGGCGATCAAGCCGATCCATGAGCTGCGCAAGTGGTTCGGTAGCTTCTTTGCCACCGAATACAGCATCACCACCGCGCAGCGGCAGCTCGGGCACAGCACCCCGATGGTCACCAACGCCCACTATGCCGGCATCAACTTCCATCCGGCGCTGCGCATCATCTGGTTTGAGCCTGCCTTGTCCGCGGCCTTGCCTGAGCTGCTGGCCCTTCTTGACCGACCGAATGGCGTCGGAGACGGCATCGAACGCGATGCGTTGGGCTTCCCCGTGAAGCGACATGCCCAGCAGGCGGCCAATTTCTAG
- a CDS encoding 3-keto-disaccharide hydrolase, with product MSLNRRLFSALLLVVCSAPSVFAAVGLGAKPLPGAEVILDGSRELLDAKWTYWEGPRFGSALPIKWKIVEDPVDGGSVVQTYDPAAAGGKYGAADIITKKTYRDFRLHIEFLANNPGGNSGVYLQNRYEIQICDGDKTKHGMGAVINETESPYHLYAGLGKWNAYDLVFRAARFEGGRRVQPAMVTMYFNGVKVHHNQLINQVWGGPNSGLDGGNDGGKGITDVPGPLKLQAEGHDVRYRNVWIKELDLTAPDTDFTD from the coding sequence ATGTCTCTGAACCGTCGTCTATTCTCGGCCCTCCTGCTGGTGGTCTGTTCCGCTCCCTCCGTTTTCGCCGCCGTGGGTCTCGGCGCCAAGCCCCTTCCCGGGGCCGAGGTGATCCTCGACGGCTCGCGCGAGCTTTTGGACGCGAAATGGACCTACTGGGAAGGGCCGCGCTTCGGGTCCGCGCTGCCCATCAAGTGGAAGATCGTCGAAGATCCGGTGGATGGAGGCTCGGTGGTGCAGACTTACGACCCCGCCGCGGCCGGGGGCAAATACGGCGCGGCTGACATCATCACGAAGAAGACCTACCGCGATTTCCGCTTGCACATCGAGTTCCTCGCCAACAATCCCGGCGGCAACAGCGGCGTCTATCTGCAGAACCGTTACGAGATCCAGATCTGCGACGGCGACAAAACCAAGCACGGCATGGGCGCTGTGATAAACGAGACCGAATCGCCCTACCACCTCTACGCTGGGCTCGGGAAGTGGAACGCCTACGACCTCGTTTTCCGCGCGGCGCGCTTCGAGGGCGGCCGGCGCGTGCAGCCCGCGATGGTGACGATGTATTTCAACGGTGTGAAGGTGCATCACAACCAGCTGATCAACCAGGTCTGGGGCGGACCGAATTCCGGCCTTGATGGCGGGAACGACGGCGGCAAGGGAATCACGGACGTGCCCGGCCCGCTCAAGCTCCAGGCCGAGGGCCACGACGTGCGCTACCGCAACGTCTGGATCAAGGAGCTGGACCTCACCGCACCCGACACGGATTTCACCGATTAA
- a CDS encoding glycoside hydrolase family 5 protein: MRSLSLLKLLLPVLLIAPASAQLPTPTYGWNLGNTLEAVPSEGSWGPAATQNLINAVADAGFNTIRLPVAWDIHANQSTYQIDPVWMARVKQVVDWCYAKKLHVIINIHWDGGWLENNITDTVNPTINAKMQSYWTQIATAFAGYDDHLLFAGANEPNCKTAAEWATLRSYYNTFISAVRSTGGNNASRWLVIQGPDTNIDKTYDWVNTLPTDVTASRLMVEVHYYPYQWTLMTKDETWGKMFYFWGQGYHSPTMLDRNSTWGEEAYADEQFQKMATKFVSKGVPVIIGEWGAVKRTGYADLTGTELSRHLASRTFFSKTITDKANALGLKPIWWDAGGTGSNTMWLFDRSTGTMIDPDNINALTGGQALPPPGAGPNAPSGLAATATSSSQVGLTWADNAANEDGFELDQATNSTFTSGLVTATLAANTTSRTVGGLSAATTYYFRVRAVSSAGSSAYSGTASVTTQNAVVVPPPSVSPPASGGGGGGGGAPSRWFLGALAMAALLRRKQASRSALRSAGT; this comes from the coding sequence ATGCGCTCCCTCTCGCTCCTTAAGCTGTTGCTTCCTGTGCTGCTGATCGCGCCCGCATCAGCCCAACTCCCGACCCCGACCTACGGCTGGAATCTCGGCAATACGCTGGAAGCCGTCCCCAGCGAGGGCTCCTGGGGCCCGGCGGCCACCCAGAACCTGATCAACGCCGTCGCCGATGCGGGCTTCAACACGATCCGTCTCCCGGTGGCGTGGGACATCCATGCGAATCAGTCCACTTACCAGATCGATCCCGTGTGGATGGCCCGCGTGAAACAGGTGGTGGACTGGTGTTACGCGAAAAAGCTCCACGTCATCATCAACATCCACTGGGACGGCGGGTGGCTGGAGAACAACATCACCGACACGGTGAACCCGACCATCAACGCGAAGATGCAGTCCTATTGGACCCAGATCGCGACGGCCTTTGCCGGCTACGATGACCATCTGCTCTTCGCCGGCGCCAACGAGCCCAACTGCAAGACGGCGGCCGAGTGGGCGACTTTGCGGAGCTACTACAACACTTTCATCAGTGCCGTCCGCTCCACCGGTGGCAACAACGCCTCCCGCTGGCTCGTGATCCAGGGGCCCGACACCAACATCGACAAGACCTACGACTGGGTGAACACGCTGCCGACCGATGTGACGGCCAGCCGTCTTATGGTCGAAGTGCATTACTATCCCTATCAGTGGACCCTGATGACCAAGGACGAGACCTGGGGGAAGATGTTCTACTTTTGGGGACAGGGCTACCACTCCCCCACGATGCTCGACCGCAATTCGACGTGGGGCGAGGAGGCCTACGCGGATGAGCAGTTTCAAAAAATGGCGACCAAGTTCGTCAGCAAGGGCGTGCCGGTGATCATTGGCGAGTGGGGCGCGGTCAAGCGCACGGGCTACGCCGACCTGACGGGCACGGAGCTGAGCCGGCACCTCGCCTCCCGAACCTTCTTCAGCAAAACAATCACGGACAAGGCCAACGCCCTCGGACTCAAGCCGATCTGGTGGGACGCCGGTGGCACGGGTAGCAACACCATGTGGCTGTTCGATCGCTCCACCGGGACCATGATTGATCCGGACAACATCAATGCCCTGACCGGCGGGCAGGCGCTGCCGCCGCCCGGGGCCGGGCCCAATGCGCCGAGCGGGCTGGCGGCCACCGCGACGTCGTCCAGTCAGGTAGGACTCACGTGGGCCGACAACGCCGCCAACGAGGATGGCTTCGAACTGGATCAAGCCACCAACTCCACATTCACCAGCGGCCTGGTCACAGCCACCTTGGCGGCCAACACCACCAGCCGCACGGTCGGCGGGCTGAGCGCCGCGACCACCTATTATTTCCGGGTGCGGGCGGTGAGCAGCGCAGGGTCCAGCGCCTACTCCGGCACCGCCAGCGTCACGACCCAGAATGCCGTCGTCGTCCCTCCGCCCAGCGTTTCACCTCCGGCCTCGGGCGGTGGCGGGGGAGGTGGCGGGGCTCCGAGCCGCTGGTTTCTGGGCGCCTTGGCGATGGCAGCCTTGTTGCGCAGAAAACAGGCATCGCGATCCGCGCTGCGCTCCGCCGGCACCTGA
- the asnS gene encoding asparagine--tRNA ligase — protein sequence MQRTLVKDAHNATAAADAILLQGWVRTRRDSKAFSFVELNDGSCLKGLQIVVDASLPDYAQVARAHTGASIEVRGKLVASQGQGQKWEVVATEFKVVGEADGTYPLQKKGHTLEFLREIAHLRPRSNLFGAVFRVRSRLAYAVHQFFQERSFHYVHTPIITASDAEGAGDMFRVTTLDLENPPRGEDKHVDHTKDFFGKKTFLTVSGQLEGEIFACALSNIYTFGPTFRAENSNTSRHAAEFWMIEPEMAFCDLQGDMDLAEAFVKHLIRDVRTHCAADLEFFSKFVDKDLLPRLDFVLEKPFVRCSYTEAVEILEKSGKTWEHPISWGANLQAEHERYLTEEHFKCPVTVYNYPRAIKAFYMRVTDGCAPDRQTVAAMDLLVPGIGEIIGGSQREERLELLREGMALHHLDEKAYWWYLDLRRYGTVPHAGFGLGFERMLMFVTGIGNIRDVIPFARTPGTADF from the coding sequence ATGCAACGCACTCTTGTCAAAGACGCCCACAACGCCACCGCCGCGGCCGATGCCATTTTACTCCAAGGCTGGGTCCGCACACGTCGCGACTCCAAGGCCTTCTCCTTCGTCGAACTCAACGACGGCTCCTGCCTCAAGGGCCTGCAGATCGTCGTGGACGCCTCCCTCCCCGACTACGCGCAGGTTGCCCGCGCCCACACCGGCGCCTCCATCGAGGTCCGCGGCAAGCTCGTCGCCTCGCAGGGCCAGGGCCAGAAGTGGGAAGTCGTCGCCACGGAGTTTAAAGTAGTCGGCGAGGCCGACGGCACTTACCCGCTTCAGAAGAAGGGTCACACGCTCGAATTCCTCCGCGAGATCGCCCACCTCCGGCCGCGCTCGAACCTCTTTGGTGCCGTCTTCCGCGTCCGCAGCCGCCTCGCCTACGCCGTCCACCAGTTCTTCCAGGAACGCAGCTTCCACTACGTCCACACCCCGATCATCACGGCGAGCGACGCCGAGGGCGCGGGCGACATGTTCCGCGTGACCACCCTCGACCTTGAGAACCCGCCGCGCGGCGAGGACAAGCACGTGGACCACACCAAGGATTTCTTCGGCAAGAAAACTTTCCTCACCGTCTCCGGCCAGCTCGAGGGCGAGATCTTCGCCTGCGCGCTGAGCAACATCTACACCTTCGGTCCGACCTTCCGCGCCGAGAACTCCAACACCTCGCGCCACGCCGCCGAGTTCTGGATGATCGAGCCGGAGATGGCGTTCTGCGACCTGCAGGGCGACATGGACCTCGCCGAGGCGTTCGTGAAACACCTCATCCGCGACGTGCGCACGCACTGCGCCGCCGACCTGGAGTTCTTCAGCAAGTTTGTGGACAAGGACCTGCTCCCGCGCCTCGACTTCGTTCTCGAGAAACCCTTCGTCCGCTGCAGCTACACGGAAGCCGTCGAGATCCTCGAAAAGTCCGGCAAGACCTGGGAGCACCCAATCTCGTGGGGTGCCAATCTCCAGGCCGAGCACGAACGCTACCTCACCGAGGAACACTTCAAGTGTCCGGTCACCGTCTACAACTACCCGCGCGCGATCAAGGCGTTCTACATGCGCGTGACCGACGGCTGCGCGCCCGACCGCCAGACCGTGGCCGCGATGGACCTGCTCGTGCCCGGCATCGGCGAGATCATCGGCGGCAGCCAGCGCGAGGAGCGCCTCGAGCTGCTGCGCGAGGGCATGGCTCTGCACCACCTCGACGAGAAAGCCTACTGGTGGTATCTCGACCTCCGCCGCTACGGCACGGTGCCGCATGCCGGCTTCGGCCTCGGCTTCGAGCGCATGCTCATGTTCGTGACCGGCATCGGCAACATCCGCGACGTGATCCCCTTCGCCCGCACCCCGGGCACGGCCGATTTCTGA
- a CDS encoding cupin domain-containing protein, translated as MTPRFCRLWPVLLLPMLLNAAESPALGSTIFTWEGFTAKLTAVGERREVARLPSATLREFQSHISTLNPGLASHPPHTHPQEELIILREGELDVHINGTNTRVGPGSVFFFASNDPHAVRNAGDKPATYFVFNFTTAVTAEMRGKAPLPADPARLGSAIYAWDKLEVSETKVGQRRALTSLPTATMANFSVHVTTIRAGLAPHPPHRHPDEEIVLVKEGRLDVTVNGVTTRVGPGAVLFLASNDEHGWKNVGETDATYYVIRVKTEATPAVVAQN; from the coding sequence ATGACCCCCCGATTCTGCCGGCTGTGGCCGGTCCTGTTGTTGCCCATGCTTCTCAACGCTGCTGAATCCCCTGCGCTCGGTTCCACAATCTTCACCTGGGAGGGTTTCACGGCGAAGCTCACGGCCGTGGGTGAGCGGCGCGAGGTCGCGCGCCTGCCTTCCGCCACACTGCGGGAGTTTCAGTCGCACATCAGTACGCTGAACCCCGGGCTCGCCTCGCACCCGCCGCACACGCATCCGCAGGAGGAACTCATCATCCTGCGCGAGGGCGAACTCGACGTGCATATCAACGGCACAAACACGCGCGTCGGCCCTGGTTCGGTTTTCTTTTTCGCGTCGAACGATCCGCACGCTGTGCGCAACGCCGGCGACAAGCCGGCCACCTACTTTGTGTTCAACTTCACGACCGCCGTGACCGCGGAGATGCGCGGCAAGGCGCCGCTGCCGGCCGACCCGGCGCGACTGGGCTCGGCGATCTATGCGTGGGACAAGTTGGAAGTGTCCGAGACCAAGGTCGGCCAGCGCCGCGCGCTCACCAGTCTGCCGACGGCGACGATGGCCAATTTCTCCGTCCATGTGACCACGATCCGAGCCGGCCTCGCGCCGCATCCGCCGCACCGCCATCCCGACGAGGAGATCGTGCTCGTGAAGGAAGGCAGGCTCGACGTCACGGTCAACGGCGTCACCACGCGCGTCGGTCCCGGTGCGGTGCTGTTCCTGGCCTCGAACGACGAGCATGGCTGGAAGAATGTCGGCGAGACCGACGCGACCTACTATGTGATCCGCGTGAAGACCGAGGCCACGCCGGCGGTGGTCGCGCAAAATTGA
- the bla gene encoding subclass B3 metallo-beta-lactamase, which translates to MRAPRFALLLAGFWLPASAEAAPVPALSATPTRSWVTQLFDSWRAPVPPRHLGGNLYYVGASGVSAWLFSTPEGHILLDTGFADTVPIIRRSVEQLGFKLTDIKLILSSHAHIDHTGGHAAMKRLTGAQVLASAADARTLESGGADDFLTWPKDTLLYQPVKVDRIIADGEEVTLGGTTLTAHLTPGHTRGATTWTMSLTDAGKAYRVVFFSSASINDGTRLLGNPHYPEIVADLEGSFARFKSLPCDIFFAPHGGQFAMADKFARHDRGDGIAAFVDPEGWKQLVAGAEKTFREILARENTLQKP; encoded by the coding sequence ATGCGCGCCCCACGCTTCGCGTTGTTGTTGGCCGGATTTTGGCTGCCCGCCAGCGCCGAGGCGGCCCCCGTCCCCGCGTTGTCGGCGACGCCGACGCGATCCTGGGTGACGCAGCTGTTTGATTCGTGGCGCGCCCCCGTGCCGCCCCGTCATCTCGGCGGCAACCTTTACTATGTCGGGGCGAGCGGTGTGAGCGCGTGGCTCTTTTCCACGCCGGAAGGTCATATCCTGCTCGACACGGGCTTTGCGGACACAGTCCCGATTATCCGACGCAGCGTGGAGCAGCTCGGCTTCAAACTGACCGACATCAAGCTGATCCTCAGCAGCCATGCCCACATCGACCACACGGGCGGGCATGCGGCCATGAAGCGGCTGACCGGCGCGCAGGTGCTGGCCAGCGCCGCCGACGCCCGCACGCTCGAATCCGGCGGGGCCGACGATTTTCTGACCTGGCCGAAGGACACCCTGCTCTACCAGCCGGTGAAGGTGGACCGGATCATCGCGGATGGGGAGGAGGTCACGCTGGGCGGCACCACACTGACCGCGCACCTCACCCCAGGGCACACGCGCGGCGCTACCACCTGGACCATGAGTCTGACCGACGCGGGCAAAGCCTACCGGGTCGTGTTTTTCAGCAGTGCCTCGATCAACGACGGCACGCGCCTGCTCGGCAACCCGCACTATCCCGAAATCGTAGCGGACCTGGAGGGGAGTTTTGCGCGTTTCAAGTCGCTGCCGTGCGACATCTTTTTCGCCCCGCACGGCGGGCAGTTTGCCATGGCCGATAAATTCGCCCGGCATGACCGGGGCGACGGCATCGCGGCGTTCGTTGACCCGGAGGGCTGGAAGCAGCTCGTGGCCGGCGCGGAAAAGACTTTCCGGGAAATCCTCGCCCGGGAAAACACCCTGCAAAAACCATGA
- a CDS encoding MFS transporter, with product MTQPIPAPAPPEKDQGLKVREYVGYALGDMASNLFFVTFNIFLIYYYVDVWAIPAASISFMMLAVRFFDAVNDPVMGLIADRTDTKWGKFRPYLLWGAVPYGICGYLMFAGPDLEATGKLVYAYATYTLMLVAYTVINVPYSSMLGVISPHSRTRGVASSFRFVGAFTGGFLVSLLARPLVKALGGDDQVLGFQYTIAIFAVASIAMFWLCFATTKERVKPPPAQKTDVRAELGELLRNYPWVMLLVATIFSTTFMALRQGSTLFYFKYVVGDNGTPILFGTLDRSTVFLSSGMLAQIIGTAALGFVVRRVDKKKLAAVLSWATGLCFAAFFFLPTDNYWLLVAVNALGTFCMGPTSALTWAMYGDVADYGEWKFGRRSTALVYSASLFSIKTGIMIGGAMVPVFLGSFGFVRNEAQSASAILGITLAFTLVPGLFAMLKGVAIWVYPLDQKRVDEVEQALAVRRAQTPA from the coding sequence ATGACCCAGCCCATCCCAGCCCCCGCCCCGCCCGAGAAAGACCAGGGACTCAAGGTGCGTGAATACGTTGGCTATGCGCTCGGCGACATGGCCTCGAACCTCTTTTTCGTCACGTTCAACATCTTCCTGATCTACTACTACGTGGACGTATGGGCGATCCCGGCGGCGTCGATTTCGTTCATGATGCTCGCGGTGCGGTTCTTCGACGCGGTCAACGATCCGGTCATGGGCCTGATCGCCGACCGCACCGACACGAAGTGGGGCAAGTTCCGTCCCTATTTGCTCTGGGGCGCGGTGCCCTACGGCATCTGCGGCTATCTCATGTTCGCCGGGCCTGATCTCGAGGCCACGGGCAAGCTCGTGTATGCCTATGCCACTTACACGCTCATGCTGGTGGCCTACACGGTCATCAATGTGCCGTATTCCTCGATGTTGGGCGTGATCAGCCCGCACTCGCGCACGCGCGGCGTGGCGTCGAGTTTCCGTTTTGTGGGCGCCTTCACGGGCGGATTTCTCGTCTCGCTGCTGGCCCGGCCGCTGGTCAAGGCGCTCGGCGGGGACGACCAGGTGCTCGGCTTCCAATACACGATCGCGATCTTCGCGGTGGCCTCGATTGCGATGTTCTGGCTGTGCTTCGCCACGACGAAGGAACGCGTGAAGCCGCCCCCGGCGCAAAAGACCGACGTTCGCGCCGAGCTCGGCGAACTCCTTCGCAACTACCCGTGGGTGATGCTGCTCGTCGCCACGATTTTTTCGACGACGTTCATGGCGTTGCGCCAGGGCAGCACGCTGTTCTATTTCAAATACGTCGTGGGTGATAATGGCACGCCGATCCTTTTCGGCACCCTGGACCGCAGCACGGTGTTCCTGTCGAGCGGGATGCTCGCACAGATTATCGGAACCGCGGCGCTCGGCTTCGTCGTGCGCCGGGTGGACAAGAAGAAGCTGGCCGCGGTGTTGAGCTGGGCCACGGGTCTGTGTTTCGCGGCATTTTTCTTCCTGCCCACGGACAACTACTGGCTGTTGGTGGCCGTGAACGCCCTCGGCACCTTCTGCATGGGGCCGACCTCGGCGCTGACCTGGGCGATGTATGGCGATGTGGCGGATTACGGCGAGTGGAAGTTCGGCCGGCGCTCGACTGCGCTGGTTTATTCGGCGTCGCTGTTCTCGATCAAGACCGGCATCATGATCGGCGGAGCGATGGTGCCGGTGTTCCTCGGCAGCTTCGGCTTCGTGCGCAACGAGGCGCAGTCCGCCTCGGCCATCCTTGGCATCACGCTGGCTTTCACGCTCGTGCCCGGCCTGTTCGCGATGCTGAAGGGCGTGGCGATCTGGGTCTACCCGCTGGACCAGAAGCGCGTGGACGAAGTCGAGCAGGCTTTGGCGGTCCGTCGGGCCCAGACCCCGGCTTGA